Proteins encoded by one window of Enterococcus faecalis:
- the ligA gene encoding NAD-dependent DNA ligase LigA yields the protein MEQQPLTLTAATTRAQELRKQLNQYSHEYYVKDQPSVEDYVYDRLYKELVDIETEFPDLITPDSPTQRVGGKVLSGFEKAPHDIPMYSLNDGFSKEDIFAFDERVRKAIGKPVAYCCELKIDGLAISLRYENGVFVRGATRGDGTVGENITENLRTVRSVPMRLTEPISVEVRGECYMPKQSFVALNEEREENGQDIFANPRNAAAGSLRQLDTKIVAKRNLNTFLYTVADFGPMKAKTQFEALEELSAIGFRTNPERQLCQSIDEVWSYIEEYHEKRSTLPYEIDGIVIKVNEFALQDELGFTVKAPRWAIAYKFPPEEAETVVEDIEWTIGRTGVVTPTAVMAPVRVAGTTVSRASLHNADFIQMKDIRLNDHVIIYKAGDIIPEVAQVLVEKRAADSQPYEMPTHCPICHSELVHLDEEVALRCINPKCPAQIKEGLNHFVSRNAMNIDGLGPRVLAQMYDKGLVKDVADLYFLTEEQLMTLDKIKEKSANNIYTAIQGSKENSVERLIFGLGIRHVGAKAAKILAEHFGDLPTLSRATAEEIVALDSIGETIADSVVTYFENEEVHELMAELEKAQVNLTYKGLRTEQLAEVESPFKDKTVVLTGKLTQYTREEAKEKIENLGGKVTGSVSKKTDIVVAGEDAGSKLTKAESLGVTVWNEQEMVDALDASHF from the coding sequence ATGGAACAACAACCATTAACATTAACGGCGGCGACAACTCGTGCGCAAGAATTAAGAAAACAACTCAATCAATATTCCCATGAATATTATGTCAAAGATCAACCATCCGTAGAAGATTATGTTTACGATCGTTTGTATAAAGAGTTAGTCGATATTGAAACGGAGTTTCCTGATTTAATCACGCCAGATTCGCCGACACAACGTGTAGGTGGCAAAGTTTTATCTGGTTTTGAAAAAGCTCCGCATGACATTCCAATGTATAGTTTAAATGATGGGTTTAGCAAGGAAGACATTTTTGCTTTTGATGAACGTGTTCGTAAGGCGATTGGTAAACCCGTTGCTTACTGTTGTGAGTTAAAAATTGATGGGTTAGCAATTTCATTACGTTATGAAAACGGGGTGTTTGTACGCGGAGCAACACGAGGCGATGGAACGGTTGGTGAAAACATTACAGAGAACTTACGAACGGTTCGCTCTGTGCCAATGCGTTTAACGGAGCCCATTTCAGTGGAAGTTCGTGGCGAGTGCTACATGCCTAAACAATCCTTTGTCGCATTGAATGAAGAACGTGAAGAAAATGGCCAAGATATTTTTGCCAATCCTCGGAATGCAGCGGCGGGAAGCTTGCGCCAATTAGATACAAAAATTGTGGCGAAACGGAACTTAAATACGTTTTTATACACAGTTGCTGACTTTGGGCCAATGAAAGCGAAGACGCAGTTTGAGGCATTAGAAGAGCTTTCTGCAATTGGTTTTAGAACCAATCCCGAACGGCAATTATGTCAGTCAATTGATGAAGTCTGGTCCTACATTGAAGAATACCATGAAAAGCGGAGCACTTTGCCATACGAAATCGATGGAATTGTGATTAAAGTGAACGAATTTGCGTTGCAAGATGAATTAGGTTTCACTGTCAAAGCACCTCGCTGGGCGATTGCCTACAAATTTCCACCAGAAGAAGCAGAAACAGTAGTGGAAGATATTGAATGGACAATTGGGCGCACGGGGGTGGTCACTCCTACTGCAGTCATGGCTCCTGTACGAGTCGCGGGAACCACGGTTAGTCGGGCAAGTTTGCATAATGCAGATTTTATTCAAATGAAAGATATCCGTTTAAATGATCATGTTATTATTTACAAAGCCGGCGATATTATCCCAGAAGTAGCGCAAGTCCTAGTTGAAAAACGTGCAGCCGATAGTCAGCCTTATGAAATGCCGACACATTGTCCAATTTGTCATAGTGAGTTGGTGCATTTAGATGAGGAAGTGGCGTTACGTTGTATTAATCCAAAATGCCCTGCGCAAATTAAAGAAGGGCTGAATCACTTTGTCTCACGAAATGCAATGAACATTGATGGCTTGGGGCCAAGAGTGTTAGCACAAATGTATGACAAAGGATTAGTGAAAGACGTAGCGGATCTGTATTTCTTAACAGAAGAACAATTAATGACTTTGGATAAAATCAAAGAAAAATCAGCAAACAACATTTATACTGCCATTCAAGGGAGTAAAGAAAACTCTGTCGAACGTTTGATTTTTGGCTTAGGGATTCGCCATGTGGGTGCGAAAGCGGCGAAAATTTTAGCGGAGCATTTTGGTGATTTACCAACCTTAAGTCGTGCAACTGCGGAAGAAATTGTGGCTTTGGATTCAATTGGCGAAACAATCGCAGACAGCGTTGTGACGTATTTTGAAAATGAGGAAGTTCATGAATTAATGGCTGAACTAGAAAAAGCCCAAGTGAACTTGACATATAAAGGTCTCCGGACAGAACAATTAGCAGAAGTGGAGTCACCTTTCAAAGACAAAACAGTTGTTTTAACAGGAAAATTAACGCAGTACACTCGCGAAGAAGCCAAAGAAAAAATTGAAAATCTTGGTGGAAAAGTTACAGGGAGCGTTTCGAAAAAAACTGACATTGTGGTTGCTGGCGAAGATGCTGGCAGTAAATTAACCAAAGCTGAAAGCTTAGGCGTGACCGTTTGGAATGAACAAGAAATGGTCGATGCGTTAGATGCAAGTCATTTTTAA
- the gatC gene encoding Asp-tRNA(Asn)/Glu-tRNA(Gln) amidotransferase subunit GatC, with amino-acid sequence MAITEEQVKHVAKLSKLSFSEEELADFTNQLDKIIDMVELLEEVDTTGVPFTSNVNESINVMREDVATPGMDRKELMRNVPESENGYIKVPAIMDNGEAGA; translated from the coding sequence ATGGCAATTACAGAAGAACAAGTCAAACATGTCGCTAAATTATCAAAATTATCTTTCTCCGAAGAAGAATTAGCGGACTTTACCAATCAACTAGATAAAATTATTGATATGGTGGAATTACTAGAAGAAGTAGATACAACAGGGGTTCCTTTTACTTCAAATGTGAATGAATCAATCAATGTCATGCGTGAAGACGTAGCGACACCAGGAATGGACCGTAAAGAATTAATGCGGAATGTTCCGGAATCAGAGAATGGTTACATTAAAGTGCCTGCAATTATGGATAACGGGGAGGCAGGAGCCTAA
- the gatA gene encoding Asp-tRNA(Asn)/Glu-tRNA(Gln) amidotransferase subunit GatA encodes MEKLYDKSLTELHDLLVSKEITAVDLTEETLNRIQDTEEQLGSFITVSEEKAMALAKAIDLKGITESNPLAGIPIGIKDNIVTKDILTTAGSKMLHNFDPIYDATVMDKVYQADMIPVGKLNMDEFAMGGSTETSYFKKTKNAWDQTKVPGGSSGGSASAVAAGQVPVSLGSDTGGSIRQPAAFNGIVGLKPTYGRVSRFGLIAFASSLDQIGPLTRNVKDNALALNAISGYDEKDGTSAGVSVPDFTADLTGDIKGMKIALPKEYLGEGVQPDVREAVLKAAETFKSLGATVEEVSLPHSKYGVAVYYIIASSEASSNLQRFDGIRYGYRSENVQNLEDVYVNSRSEGFGTEVKRRIMLGTFSLSAGYYDAHFKKAGQVRTLIKQDFENVFADYDLIIGPSTPTVAFGLGENINDPITMYMNDILTIPVNLAGLPGMSIPAGFSEGLPVGLQIIGKHFDEHTMYKAAYAFEQATDFHTKKPVILGGND; translated from the coding sequence ATGGAAAAATTATACGACAAATCGTTAACAGAGTTACATGATTTATTGGTTTCAAAAGAAATCACAGCAGTTGATTTAACCGAAGAAACATTAAATCGTATTCAAGATACAGAAGAACAACTAGGTTCTTTTATCACAGTTAGTGAAGAAAAAGCAATGGCATTAGCCAAAGCGATTGACTTAAAAGGCATCACTGAAAGTAATCCATTAGCTGGGATTCCAATTGGGATTAAAGACAACATTGTCACAAAAGATATTTTAACAACAGCTGGCTCAAAAATGTTACACAATTTTGACCCAATTTATGATGCGACCGTGATGGATAAAGTCTATCAAGCGGATATGATTCCTGTCGGAAAATTGAACATGGATGAATTTGCCATGGGCGGAAGTACGGAAACGTCTTACTTTAAGAAAACAAAAAATGCTTGGGATCAAACCAAAGTTCCTGGCGGTTCTTCTGGTGGTTCAGCTTCTGCTGTCGCAGCCGGACAAGTCCCAGTTTCTTTAGGGAGCGATACAGGTGGCAGTATCCGCCAACCAGCCGCATTCAACGGTATTGTGGGCTTGAAACCAACATATGGACGTGTGTCTCGTTTTGGTTTGATTGCTTTTGCTTCAAGTTTAGACCAAATTGGTCCATTGACACGAAACGTTAAAGACAATGCCTTAGCTTTAAATGCAATTAGTGGTTATGACGAAAAAGACGGCACTTCTGCAGGCGTTTCTGTTCCTGATTTTACGGCAGATTTAACTGGCGACATCAAAGGCATGAAAATTGCTTTACCAAAAGAATACTTAGGTGAAGGGGTACAACCTGATGTTCGTGAAGCGGTATTAAAAGCAGCAGAAACATTTAAATCTTTAGGCGCAACGGTGGAAGAAGTTAGTTTGCCACATTCTAAATACGGCGTAGCGGTTTATTATATTATTGCCTCTTCAGAAGCAAGTTCAAACTTACAACGCTTTGATGGTATTCGTTATGGTTACCGTTCCGAAAATGTCCAAAATCTAGAAGATGTCTATGTTAATTCACGTTCTGAAGGTTTCGGAACAGAAGTTAAACGTCGGATTATGTTAGGAACCTTCTCTTTAAGTGCTGGTTATTATGATGCGCACTTTAAAAAGGCTGGTCAAGTCCGTACACTAATCAAACAAGATTTTGAGAATGTCTTTGCGGATTATGACTTAATCATTGGCCCATCCACACCAACAGTTGCCTTTGGTCTAGGGGAAAACATCAATGATCCAATCACAATGTATATGAATGATATTTTAACCATTCCTGTCAACTTAGCTGGGTTACCAGGCATGTCCATTCCAGCAGGCTTCTCAGAAGGCTTGCCAGTTGGTTTACAAATTATTGGAAAACATTTTGACGAACATACAATGTATAAAGCAGCCTATGCTTTTGAACAAGCGACAGATTTCCATACGAAAAAACCAGTCATTTTAGGGGGGAACGATTAA